The following nucleotide sequence is from uncultured Draconibacterium sp..
TTCGTATCGACGCACTTACCTTTAACAATAATGATTTGATTACGAACCAGGCGATCAAAGATCTTGATTATAACGGTCGTAGTATTGATACAGGAAAATGGCCTGATGCAAATATTATATTCTCTCCTCGTGTAGGTTTTGTATGGGATGCTTCTGGCGACAAAAGCCTGAAAGTTCGTGGTGGTACCGGTCTTTTCTCAGGTAATCTACCGCTAGTGTTCTTCACTAACATGCCAACCAATGGTGGTATGGTTCAATATCAGGCACAAATAAATGAAAGAAATGCTGAGAACAATGGTTTCTCAATGGATGAATTTGCAGGTGGCCTCGTAACTGATGGTGAAGGAAATGCTACAATAGCAGCACTATATGATAAACTGGCTGGGCTAGGTTATCCTACAACTATTTCACCTGAAGACGGAACAGTTCCTTCTTCAATTGCTGCTGTTTCATCAGATTTTAAGATGCCACAAGTATGGAAAACATCATTTGCAGTTGATTATGCATTCCCAACAGCTTTCCCGTTGTCTGCAACAGTAGAAGGAATCTATAACAAAACAATCAACGGTGTTACTATTTCCGACTGGAGTATTCCAAATGTAGGTGGTTTTGCCCGTTTTAATGGTGTTGACAATCGTCCGGTTTATCCGGCAGGTTATCGTACCGGAACAAAGGCATTCATTTTAGATAATACAAGCCGCGGTTACGGTTGGTCAGCCAATATCACGGTAAATGCTCAACCAACAGAGCAAATCAGCTTGATGGCAGCCTATACGCACACCGTTGCTAAAGATGTAACCGGCATGCCGGGATCGAATCCGGAATCGGCATTTACTTATGTTCCAACAGTGGAAGGTCCTAACAACATTAAATTGCACAACTCGCAATACACTACACCCGATCGTTTGGTGGCATCGATTACAGCACACGACAAAAGCGGTAACCACTATAGCATTATCTACGAAGGTTGGCGCGGTGGAGCAAACGAATCATTTATGACGGTTAACGATATGAACGGTGACGGTTACAACTACGATGCAATTTACGTTCCTACTGACGACGAAGTGGCAAACAATGAATTCAGATTTGTTTCACAAGACGATCAAACTCGTTTTATGGACTATGTACATGCCAACGATTATTTGAAAGACCAACAAGGCGAATATGCCGAAGCCTACAGCGTTTACTCTCCATGGGTACACCGTGTTGACTTGAGTTACAAACATGATTTTTCGGTTAAAACAGGTAACAACGAACACAAACTGCAACTTAGCTTTGATGTTAAAAACGTGATGAATTTCTTCAACTCTGAATGGGGCGTAGCTAAATATCTGAATGCTGATATTGGTTCGGATGCTCGTATTCTTAAGTACGAAGGTGTTGATGCCGACGGTGTGGCTACATTCTCTACACCCGCTTCAATCCATGGCAATACCAAAACGTTCACACCAGGCATTTCATTGGGCCAGTGTTGGTATGCTTCTATTGGTATCAAATATATTTTCAACTAATTTATAAAGCACAGATAATATGAAATTAAAATATTTATTTCCAATATTCATCGCGTTACTTGCCCTTATGACAAGTTGCGAAGATGAAGAAACAGTGACTTTGCTTGATGAAATTCAGGTATCATCGTCTTATGTATCGATCCCTGTAGATGGTGGTTCTACATCCATCACTATAACAGCTAATGATAGCTGGACAGTAACGAGCGATATTGAATGGTTAACTATCTCTTCTGCTTCTGGCAGTGCCGGTGAATCAACACTTACCTTTTCGGCTGAATCAGCCTTAGATGGTCGCACTGCAGAGCTTATTATTGAATGCGCAGGCGAAACTCAACGCATTAATATCATCCAGGGCTTGGCAATAGTTGCACCTGCCACAGTAGCAGAGATACTCGCCGGCCCTGAAAGCAAAACCTACCAGGTAACAGGTGTTGTTACAGCGATAGCCAACACCACGTACGGCAACTGGTATTTGGAGGATGAAACAGGTTCTATTTATATTTATGGTACTCTTGACTCGAAAGGTAATGAGAAAAACTTTTTAAGTTGGGGACTTGAGGTAGGTGATGAAATTACAATAGAAGGACCTAAAGGTTCTTACAAAGGAACTCCACAGTTGGTAAATGTAACCGTTCTCAACATCAATAAATCGCTGGTGAAAGTTGATTCGGTACAAAATGCAGCACTTCCACTTGAAGGCGGCGAATTTGTGGCATACGTTACCTGCAAAGGAGAAGGCTTATCGGTTGATATTCCTGCTGATGCCGAGTCTTGGTTATCCATTTCATCTATTCAAACTGTAGGAACAAGTTCTGTAGTAGCATTCAAAGCTGAAGCTAATGAAGCCGGAGATCGTGAAACGACTCTCACATTCAGCACTACTGATGGAACTAAAAACTATTCAGCACAAACAATGCTGAGTCAGGCAGGTGCTATTTTAGATGTATCTATCGCAGAATTCCTGGCTGCAGAAGTTAGCAATACACAATATCGTTTATCTGGAGTTGTTACCAGTATTTCCGATGCTACATCAGGAAAATTATACCTGCGCGATTTCTCAGGTGAAACCTATGTATATAAAATTCTGGATTTTGACCAAAAGGGTGTAAAAGAAGGAGACATCATTACAATTGTGGGGAAACGTGCTGCTTACAATGGTTCTCCACAGGTAAGTGGTGCAGTATTGGAAGAAGTTATTCCCGTAACTCCAGTTACTATTGCTGAGTTTCTGGCTAAACCAGAAGATTCCGATACATACTATATGATAACCGGCGTAATCTCAGACATTGATTATGCACCGTATGGCAATCTTTATTTGAATGATGGCACCACTGAAGTTTATGTATATGGCTGCTACCCGGGCTGGGGAGCAAGCGGCGATGACAGAAAAGGTTTGTTAGCCGCCAAAGGCATTGGAGTTGGAGACACACTAACGGTAATTGGCATAAGGACTAGCTATGATGGAAAAGATCAACTTGGATATGGTATCTATTTCAGCCACGTAAGTGCAGAATAAGATGTAACATTCCTCGATTATTAATTTAACTCGATATAAAGAAAGCCGCTTTAAGCGGCTTTTTTTATGCTTCAAAACCAAACATTTAACTGATATCACTGTTTTTTTTGCAGGAATTTATATTTTTGCGCCCTGTTTATTCAGAAACTAAGAGATGGAACAGCTTCATATAAATAAAATGTTGGACGAGAAGGGTTATATTGAAGAATCAATTGATCCGAGCCTTAAGTTGGTTGAGGAAATTAAACGCCTGAAAAAGGAAAAGAACGCTGTAATACTCAGCCACTTTTACGTTGAGGGCGAATTGCAGGACATTGCGGACTACGTTGGCGACAGCCTTGGACTAGCGCAGGCGGCGGCCAGCACCGATGCCGAGATGATTGTTTTTGTGGGGGTACATTTTATGGCCGAAACAGCCAAGATCATCAATCCCAATAAAAAAGTAATCCTTCCCGACCTGAAAGCAAGCTGTTCGCTGGCAGAGTCGGCACCGGCTGATAAATTTGCTGAATTTAAAGCCAAATATCCCGACCACAAGGTAATTACCTATGTAAATGCAACGGCGGCCTTAAAAACCATGTCCGACATTGTTTGTACATCGGCCAATGCCAAAAAAATTGTCGACAGTTTCCCAAAAGATCAGAAGCTGATTTTTGCACCGGACAAAAACCTGGGGAACTATATTAACAGTATAACCGGCCGCAGCATGGTATTGTGGGACGGTGCCTGTATGGTTCACGAGAAATATTCGGTAGAAAAGATTATTGACCTGATGGAGAAAAATCCTGATGCTGAGTTTATCGCCCACCCCGAGTGTGAAAAACCTGTATTACTGCTGGCAAAACATATTGGATCCACTACTGCCCTGCTGAATTACGTACAGAGCAGCGATGCAAAGAAATTTATTGTAGCTACCGAAAGCGGTATTCTGCACCAGATGACCAAAGCTTGTCCGGATAAGATATTTATTCCGGCACCATCAAACGATTCAACATGCGCCTGCAACGATTGCGAGTACATGAAGCTAAACAGCCTGCAAAAGCTGTACATCTGCTTAAAACACGAGCAGCCCGAGGTTACACTGCCACAAGATGTAATTGAAAAAGCCCGCATCCCGATTCAACGGATGTTGGAGATATCGAAATAGATATAAAAAGAAGCTCGGTAATTAATTGTTACCGGGCTTCTTTTTTATCCTTAATTCCTGATTTAGTTTATACCAACCACCGAATCGGTAGCCACTACATTTTCAACTATCAGGTTTTGCTGCGACACCTCAATGGCTCGCAACAACGTTTTATCAATTTGTTTGATGATGGGATAAAAACCCTCTTCGCCCATAATATTACGGGCCACATAGGCTTTCATTTGCGTGTTAATCACCTTTCCCGATATCTTTAAACCTTCGGCATCTTTTTTCACACCCTTTTCTTCGGCATAAGCAATAAAATCATCCATGGCATTGTGCTTGTCCATGTAGTTTTCAAACTCGTCCGCTGTGGTTAGCCCTGTCAGCTCATCGCGATGCGAATCGGCATAAGAATAAGCAAACGAGTAGATCAATCCTTTGCGGTAAATCTTGGTAAAATACTCGGAATTCCCTGTGGTATCAACCGGAACAAAAAAATCGGGCATAATACCACCACCGCCGTATACCACGCGACCGCCTTTGGTTTCGTACCGCAGCGAATCAGCAAAATGAATACTGTCGGCCACCAACTGCTCCATATTATGAAAACGTTCGTAAATATGATTGTAATATTCTTCGTTACCATCATCGTATGAGCTTTGAATACAACGTCCGCTGGGCGTGTAAAAACGTGCCACAGTAAGGCGTAATGCCGAGCCATCCATTAGTGGAATTTGCTCCTGCACCAGTCCTTTTCCGAACGAACGGCGCCCTATCACAAATCCGCGGTCGTTATCCTGCATGGCGCCGGCAAAAATCTCGCTTGCCGATGCCGAAAACTCGTCAATCATCACATAAACACCAATATCGGAGAAGGTAGCTTTTGCCGAAGCATTGTATGTTTTTCTCTGTTGATGCAGGCCTTCGGTGTACAAAATAGCTTCCCCTTTAGTCAGAAATTCATCAACCATTTGTAACACACCCACCAGCGATCCGCCGGGATTACTTCTTAAATCGATAATTACCTTTTCAGCACCTGCATCTTTCAGCTTTAGCATTCCCTCCACAAACTCCCGGTAAGTGGTATTTGCAAAACGGCTTACTTTAATAAAACCGGTATGACCATCAATCATATACGACACATCAACACTGTAAAGCGGAATATCGCCACGGGTAATTTCAAACTCCAGCTCGTCAACGTAACCCGAACGTACAATACCAACCCGAACTTTCGAATTTTTTTCGCCGCGCAAAAGCGACATAACCGTGTTGTTTTGCACCTTTACACCGGCAATCAACGAATCGTTAACACTAACAATGCGGTCGCCGGGCAAAACGCCCACCTGGCTCGACGGGCCACCGGAAATCACCTCAATAACGCGTACGGTATCTTCCTGAATAGAGAACTGTACACCGATACCTGAAAAGTTACCACTCATTTCCTCCTGCACTTCGTTCATGTCGCGGGCAGGAATGTAACTGGTATGCGGATCGAGATTTTTCAGTATCTCCGGAATCGTACTTTCAACAATTTCGCTGGTATTTACACTATCTACATAGCCTCTGTTAACCAGGTCGAGAATAGCAGATATTTTATTGGGTTGCGAAAATCCTACGCCATGATACGATGGCGTGGCATTGCGGCTCATTATATTTCCGATCAGAATACCTGCGGCAACAGCAATTGCAATCAGTACAGGTAAAAGTATTGTTGTTTTCTTGTTCATAGGCTTTCTTCAATGGTCGGAACTTCCGATAACAAGTCCGACCTGATTTTAATGTATAACTTGGCGGCAAATCAACCGGTAGTGCAAAGCAAAATTTCACTTTTGCCTTTTTACTTGAAACTTTTGCCTTTATATATCCACCTGCTTTACTTCAATATCAGCACGTTTTAACAGATTTATTCCTTCTTCCAGGCGGTAACTCTCGGTAAATACAACTCGTTTAATTCCTGCCTGAATAATCAGTTTCGAACACTCTATACAAGGCGAAGAAGTGACGTACAAAGTGGCGCCGTCGCTACTGTTCCCCGACTTGGCGACCTTTGTTATAGCATTGGCCTCGGCATGCAGCACGTAAGGTTTTGTTTTATTGTCTTCGTCTTCGCATATATTCTCAAATCCTGCCGGGGTACCATTGTATCCGTCAGAAATTATCATTTTATCCTTTACAATTAGTGCGCCTACCTGGCGGCGTTTACAGTACGAGTTCTGCGCCCATATACCGGCCATCTTCAGGTAGCGTTGATCAAGTAACCTCAGCTTTTCGTCTTTACACATATATGTTTTCTTTCTAGAATGGGTATTCGTTTTTTGCAACGATTACAAATGTAATACTGATTTGCAATAAATTATGAAATTATAACACCGATATGCCCTTTGTTGTTGATTTTAAGAATTTTTAAACATTCCTAATTTCTACCATATTCTGGTATTTCACGCAGATTACGCAGATATGCGCAGAAAAATATTCTTACGGTTGAAAGAAAATCAGCGACAATTTGCGTAATCTGCGAGAAAAATATTTTGCTTGCTGAAAATAAAGATTACTAAAATACAGAAACAAAAAACGCCGCATAAAGCGGCGTCTTCAAATCAATTTGAAATATTGTTTATTCTTTAATTAAAAGCCAAACATCTGAGTATTTCGGGAAAGCATTACGCACCTGTGCCACTCTTCCGCGTGCTTCGGTTTCGCTTTTGTACGAATTAACACAAACACGGTAATAACCGGTTTCGCTATGCAGAATGATCGGTGTAAAACCTTCATCAATTAGTGTTGTACGGTAATTTTTTGCGTTGTCTAACTGGCCAAACGAGCCCAAAATCACAAAGAAAGTATTTCCGGCGTTTGCAGTCTGATCGGTTTCGCTGGTAAACGAAACCTGCTCTTTACGTATTGCAATTGGTTTCTCGTCGGTCACCGGTTCGGGTTTTGTTACAGCTGTTGGCTGCGTGTTAGTTTCGCTACCCGGGACGGTAAACACTTTTGTTGGTGCTGTGGTGTCGGTGGTATAGGCTGATTCGGCCTGACCCGACGATTTTTGAAATACCTTACATGAAGAAGCAGTAATTGCAAGAATCGCTAAAAGAACAACTATCCTATTCATCAGTTAAAAATTTTAATTCTGTTTTCTGTTTTAATTTCACCACGAAGATACGCATTACACCTTCGTCCGTTTTTGTAATCAAACGCAAGTTTTACACAGCATGTTGTTCGCAACTATAAAAATTATTTTCGGACCGTCTATTTTTTACATTTGGCACCGGCTCCACCACCGCCAAAGAATAGCATCACACCAATCAGGAATCCAAAGTTATACCAGCCACCGGCATTGGGGAAAGCATAAATTTCGTAATCGGTAAAAAGACTTGCTACAAAACTGAAAAGCAAAATAAATCCGTGAAAAACACCTTTTATAAATCCCGGAGGATCGCCAATGTTTTCAAACGATTGTGTTGCA
It contains:
- a CDS encoding dCMP deaminase family protein, which produces MCKDEKLRLLDQRYLKMAGIWAQNSYCKRRQVGALIVKDKMIISDGYNGTPAGFENICEDEDNKTKPYVLHAEANAITKVAKSGNSSDGATLYVTSSPCIECSKLIIQAGIKRVVFTESYRLEEGINLLKRADIEVKQVDI
- a CDS encoding S41 family peptidase encodes the protein MNKKTTILLPVLIAIAVAAGILIGNIMSRNATPSYHGVGFSQPNKISAILDLVNRGYVDSVNTSEIVESTIPEILKNLDPHTSYIPARDMNEVQEEMSGNFSGIGVQFSIQEDTVRVIEVISGGPSSQVGVLPGDRIVSVNDSLIAGVKVQNNTVMSLLRGEKNSKVRVGIVRSGYVDELEFEITRGDIPLYSVDVSYMIDGHTGFIKVSRFANTTYREFVEGMLKLKDAGAEKVIIDLRSNPGGSLVGVLQMVDEFLTKGEAILYTEGLHQQRKTYNASAKATFSDIGVYVMIDEFSASASEIFAGAMQDNDRGFVIGRRSFGKGLVQEQIPLMDGSALRLTVARFYTPSGRCIQSSYDDGNEEYYNHIYERFHNMEQLVADSIHFADSLRYETKGGRVVYGGGGIMPDFFVPVDTTGNSEYFTKIYRKGLIYSFAYSYADSHRDELTGLTTADEFENYMDKHNAMDDFIAYAEEKGVKKDAEGLKISGKVINTQMKAYVARNIMGEEGFYPIIKQIDKTLLRAIEVSQQNLIVENVVATDSVVGIN
- a CDS encoding SPOR domain-containing protein — encoded protein: MNRIVVLLAILAITASSCKVFQKSSGQAESAYTTDTTAPTKVFTVPGSETNTQPTAVTKPEPVTDEKPIAIRKEQVSFTSETDQTANAGNTFFVILGSFGQLDNAKNYRTTLIDEGFTPIILHSETGYYRVCVNSYKSETEARGRVAQVRNAFPKYSDVWLLIKE
- the nadA gene encoding quinolinate synthase NadA, producing the protein MEQLHINKMLDEKGYIEESIDPSLKLVEEIKRLKKEKNAVILSHFYVEGELQDIADYVGDSLGLAQAAASTDAEMIVFVGVHFMAETAKIINPNKKVILPDLKASCSLAESAPADKFAEFKAKYPDHKVITYVNATAALKTMSDIVCTSANAKKIVDSFPKDQKLIFAPDKNLGNYINSITGRSMVLWDGACMVHEKYSVEKIIDLMEKNPDAEFIAHPECEKPVLLLAKHIGSTTALLNYVQSSDAKKFIVATESGILHQMTKACPDKIFIPAPSNDSTCACNDCEYMKLNSLQKLYICLKHEQPEVTLPQDVIEKARIPIQRMLEISK
- a CDS encoding BACON domain-containing carbohydrate-binding protein, with product MKLKYLFPIFIALLALMTSCEDEETVTLLDEIQVSSSYVSIPVDGGSTSITITANDSWTVTSDIEWLTISSASGSAGESTLTFSAESALDGRTAELIIECAGETQRINIIQGLAIVAPATVAEILAGPESKTYQVTGVVTAIANTTYGNWYLEDETGSIYIYGTLDSKGNEKNFLSWGLEVGDEITIEGPKGSYKGTPQLVNVTVLNINKSLVKVDSVQNAALPLEGGEFVAYVTCKGEGLSVDIPADAESWLSISSIQTVGTSSVVAFKAEANEAGDRETTLTFSTTDGTKNYSAQTMLSQAGAILDVSIAEFLAAEVSNTQYRLSGVVTSISDATSGKLYLRDFSGETYVYKILDFDQKGVKEGDIITIVGKRAAYNGSPQVSGAVLEEVIPVTPVTIAEFLAKPEDSDTYYMITGVISDIDYAPYGNLYLNDGTTEVYVYGCYPGWGASGDDRKGLLAAKGIGVGDTLTVIGIRTSYDGKDQLGYGIYFSHVSAE